Within Planktothrix serta PCC 8927, the genomic segment CATCCCATTAATCGGAAGTTCACTAAATTGTTGTTTCTCGTGTATCTGAGCTTTTGCGGTTAATAAAATAATCGGCAGAGATTCAAAAACAGAATGCGATCGCATAACTTTTAAAGTCGTTACCCCATCCATTCCCGGCATCATCATATCTAATAGAATGGCATCGGGATGTTCTATCAAAGCTTTGTCAATTCCATCCTGACCCGATGTAGCAACAATCACTTCCCAACCTGCAATTGCTTTTAAAGAAATCTGCACAATTTGACCAATTGCCCAATCATCATCAATTACTAAAATTCGCTTCATGTCTCATCGGAATAATAAAATAAAATGTACTGCCTTCTCCAACACAACTTTCAGCCCAAATCTGTCCACCATGTTGTTGAATAATGCTCCGACAAATTGCTAATCCTAAACCTGTTCCGCCTTTTTCACGCGAATCAGAAGCATCGACTTGTTGAAACCGTTCAAAAATGTTTTCCAGATTTTCCCTAGGAATTCCTCGTCCTTGATCTCGGATGGTAAATAATAGGGACTCTGAGGTGCTTCTCAGCTTGGTTTCTTGGGGGGAAGGAGAGTGATGAAGTTCTACCGAAAGCCAAATTCTAGAACCATTGGGTGAGAATTTAATGGCATTACTGAGAAGATTGATTAGCACTTGCAACAACCGATCAGGATCGGCATCAATCTCAAAGGGTTGAGCATGACTTTCAAGGACTATTTCGCCTTGATTGGCTTGCTCTTGCATTTGAGCCATAGCAGTCTCGATTAAAATCGTAACATCACAGGGGCAAATTTCCAAACGAATTTTGCCCGATTCCAAACGCTCTAAGTCCAAAATATCATTCACCAAACGGACTAACCGATTTACCCCAGTCATAACAATATCAAGGGTAATTTTTCCTTCCGCCGAAGTCGGTGTAATAATATTGCTATGAAGTAAACTCAAACCCGCTTGCATTGAAGTCAGAGGAGTTCGTAATTCATGACTGACAATCGAGATAAATTCAGCCTTCATTCGTTCGAGTTGATAGCGTTCGGTGATATCTTCTCCAATACTAATTGTACCAATAGCATTGCCATCAACATCCTGTAATAACGTATTATTCCAGGCGATCATCCGTTCCTCTCCCGATTGAGTAATAATAGAATTTTGGTAATGGGAATGGAAATGATTGGCTATGATCTCTTTGAATGTCTTCTTGACTTCCAAGTTTTGACT encodes:
- a CDS encoding response regulator, coding for MKRILVIDDDWAIGQIVQISLKAIAGWEVIVATSGQDGIDKALIEHPDAILLDMMMPGMDGVTTLKVMRSHSVFESLPIILLTAKAQIHEKQQFSELPINGMITKPFTAPDLVKQMRSLLNWNE